From the Solanum lycopersicum chromosome 10, SLM_r2.1 genome, one window contains:
- the LOC104644438 gene encoding uncharacterized protein, translating to MCAYRQTHRSNHTRIHSSFNYRNHQQQQRYNQRNQQIQQQRGYNPRPNYQPSRRHNHNFHTNPRENYQSSAGPEYSSGILSISPYSHIANVFGTLPIVFNRISGETFHYLHCLALRLALRFIDHLFIEFRALYDDDDDDGDVLKYLKIRTHHIVAKDEVDTEVAEVESNSCSICLSVYENEENIGALQCGHEYHTDCIKPWLLKKNGCPLCRASVL from the coding sequence AACTCATCGTTCTAATCACACACGTATTCATTCTTCATTCAATTATCGcaatcatcaacaacaacaacgttATAATCAGCGTAATCAACAAATTCAACAACAACGAGGCTATAATCCGCGCCCTAATTATCAGCCTTCTAGACGACATAATCacaattttcatactaatccaCGCGAAAATTATCAGTCCTCTGCTGGACCTGAATACTCTTCAGGTATACTATCAATTAGTCCGTACTCACACATTGCTAATGTATTTGGGACTCTACCAATTGTGTTCAATCGGATTAGTGGAGAAACGTTTCATTATCTCCACTGCTTGGCTCTTCGTTTGGCTCTTCGTTTTATTGATCACTTATTCATTGAGTTTCGTGCTctgtatgatgatgatgatgatgatggtgatgtgttaaagtatttaaaaataagaactCATCATATTGTTGCTAAAGATGAAGTCGATACCGAAGTAGCTGAGGTAGAATCAAATAGTTGTTCAATATGTCTATCTGTATACGAAAACGAAGAGAATATTGGAGCGTTGCAATGTGGACACGAGTATCATACAGACTGCATCAAACCATGGCTGTTGAAGAAGAATGGTTGTCCGCTGTGTAGAGCTTCAGTTTTGTAA